Proteins from a single region of Pangasianodon hypophthalmus isolate fPanHyp1 chromosome 7, fPanHyp1.pri, whole genome shotgun sequence:
- the kdm2ab gene encoding lysine-specific demethylase 2A isoform X1: MEETRYSKRLRTGTRRRYQDDGISDDEIEGKTTFDLEEKLESSDFNSDLVKIMDGKDFTFEYIQREGLRDPIIFTKADGLGIQMPDPDFSVSDVKLFVGSRRMIDVMDVSTQRGMEMSMSQWRRYYETPASEREKLYNVISLEFSHTKLEHLVKRPASVDLIDWVDNMWPRHLKERQRDSTNVITDMQYPKVQKYCLMSVKGCFTDFHVDFGGTSVWYHILRGRKVFWLIPPTPHNLELYENWVLSGKQGDIFLGDKATACQRIELKQGYTFMIPSGWIHAVYTPEDTLVFGGNFLHSFNIPMQLNIYNIEDRTRVPAKFRYPFYYEMCWYVLERYLYCLTNTSHLTPEFQRHSLGIGLKKDDFTKPNNENTEEKTEVKEEGDEEEEEAPSPPARPGVKVHLTPLELEGLWQLLHKLEALPAHKKCVPAGIRNAPALLGDIRALLEEHANDDPKLSYTGKPIVTWPKRPSWYRPLPPPPSVMYRPRASGSGPTMAPVPRPTKPASSISALRRRRVRCKRCEACRRSECGDCTYCRDMKKFGGPGRLKKSCILRQCLAPALPLTAVCAICKEGSQEDAEGTQTTQTLMECSECGQITHPECIKVPGEGVINKDLPSCWECPKCVQDKNTESSSSNSEEEGKSTVTTSSPSSAPPAKRAYREGIGVGGLRLGRKGQPPPSPLSLPLTRSRRQPPPSQKILLQHQQSRKRAGALERQHRKRIKLERSKLFQSTRPSVSVSPKLLRHRSLERGSLFRAGLSRGMSRRRGTSSYQGREARLKSEARSGALRGRTEREEDGDDNNKEEENEKTDRRENGLGGKENRPQRYGGRPTEDENADGQQNGERETEREEDGEQTRSDSSGVLSDETRDQRSCVTVTLHPTRGRRDPSTIVPKLQANVSSVSHTQSNSDFQGKSLLRPPLRGDSRRADKAHSHTHSHAARPQLQSPTLTRSTSKHAHVSQSLRCSSKESHHNTTRERNGKNVRPERGKPPASSPSSTSCTSPEQNGASEPGWGRLVWVSVFRYLNRTELCVCMAVCKSWYKWGCDKRLWTHISLSRCQSISPQALSGIIKRQPVTLDLSWAKISKKQLTWLINRLPGLKDLVLSGCNWTSVSALSSPSCPLLRSLDLRWADGVKDAQIRELLSPPGSNNRSQLRNVQCLRLCGLEVTEATLRLIIRHMPQLTRLELSHCPLTDNALNLLTAVGSSTRNTLTHLNLAGCSRLTDHCLVYLQRLSCLSVLDLRSCKGISRLACEKFISELSVNALYCLSDDKLIQRIS, from the exons ATGGAGGAGACCCGCTACAGCAAGCGCCTG CGAACAGGAACACGCCGGCGCTACCAGGATGATGGCATCTCAGATGATGAGATTGAGGGGAAGACGACTTTTGACCTGGAAGAAAAGCTTGAAAGCAGCGACTTCAATTCAGACTTGGTCAAAATTATGGATGGAAAAG ACTTCACTTTTGAGTACATCCAGCGGGAGGGGCTTCGGGACCCCATCATCTTTACTAAAGCAGACGGTCTTGGCATTCA GATGCCCGATCCAGACTTCAGCGTGAGTGACGTGAAACTGTTTGTAG GCAGTCGAAGGATGATTGACGTGATGGATGTAAGCACTCAAAGGGGCATGGAGATGTCAATGAGCCAGTGGAGGCGGTATTATGAAACTCCAGCCTCAGAAAGGGAAAAGCTATACAACGTCATCAGTCTTGAGTTCAGTCATACTAAACTGGAGCATCTCGTCAAGAGACCTGCCTCC GTTGATCTGATCGACTGGGTGGATAACATGTGGCCACGGCACctgaaggagagacagagagactctACCAACGTCATCACTGACATGCAGTACCCCAAAGTACAGAA GTACTGTCTGATGAGCGTGAAGGGCTGCTTTACAGACTTCCATGTTGACTTTGGTGGCACATCAGTCTGGTATCACATCCTGAGGGGACGCAAG GTGTTCTGGCTGATCCCACCCACGCCACACAACCTGGAACTCTATGAGAACTGGGTGCTGTCGGGAAAACAGGGTGACATCTTCCTCGGGGACAAAGCCACCGCCTGCCAGCGCATTGAGCTAAAACAGGGTTACACCTTTATGATCCCCTcag gttggATCCATGCAGTATACACTCCCGAGGATACGCTGGTGTTTGGAGGGAATTTCCTGCACAGTTTTAACATTCCTATGCAGCTGAACATCTACAACATTGAGGACCGCACACGG gTCCCAGCTAAGTTCCGTTACCCGTTTTATTACGAGATGTGTTGGTATGTGTTGGAGCGTTACCTGTACTGTCTCACCAACACCTCTCATCTAACGCCGGAGTTCCAGAGACACTCACTGGGCATCG GGCTGAAAAAAGATGACTTCACTAAACCAAACAACGAGAATACCGAGGAAAAAACGGAGGTTAAAGAAGAAGGTGacgaggaggaagaagaagctCCCTCTCCTCCTGCCCGTCCTGGGGTGAAGGTCCACCTGACGCCGTTGGAGCTGGAAGGACTCTGGCAGTTGCTGCACAAACTGGAGGCGTTGCCCGCCCACAAGAAGTGTGTACCTGCAGGGATTAGAAACGCTCCAGCACTTCTCGGTGACATCCGT GCCCTGCTAGAAGAGCATGCCAATGATGATCCAAAATTGTCTTACACTGGAAAACCCATTGTCACATGGCCTAAAAGG CCCTCGTGGTACAGGCCTCTCCCTCCTCCCCCATCTGTAATGTACCGGCCACGCGCTTCAGGTTCGGGCCCAACGATGGCCCCGGTGCCACGGCCAACCAAGCCCGCATCTTCTATCTCGGCTCTGAGGCGGCGGCGTGTGCGCTGTAAACGCTGCGAGGCCTGCAGGCGCTCCGAGTGTGGAGACTGCACCTACTGCAGGGACATGAAGAAATTTGGCGGCCCTGGTCGACTCAAGAAGTCCTGCATTCTCAGACAGTGCCTGGCT CCGGCGCTGCCTCTGACTGCTGTCTGTGCCATATGTAAAGAGGGGAGCCAGGAAGACGCTGAAGGGACCCAGACCACCCAAACGCTCATGGAGTGCTCTGAATGTGGTCAGATTACACACCCAGAATGTATAAAG gTCCCAGGGGAGGGTGTGATCAATAAGGATCTTCCCAGTTGCTGGGAGTGTCCCAAATGTGTCCAAGATAAGAACACAGAG TCTTCCAGCAGTAATTCAGAAGAGGAGGGCAAAAGCACTGTTACGACTAGCTCACCATCCTCTGCTCCTCCTGCTAAGCGGGCGTACAGGGAGGGTATTGGGGTGGGGGGTCTGCGTTTGGGGCGCAAGGGTCAGCCTCCCCCGTCGCCCTTGTCCCTGCCTCTGACTCGCTCCCGACGCCAACCTCCACCCTCACAGAAAATCCTGCTGCAGCACCAACAGAGCCGCAAGAGAGCTGGGGCACTGGAGCGACAGCACAGGAAGAGG ATCAAATTAGAGAGGAGCAAACTCTTCCAGTCG ACACGGccgtctgtctctgtttctccaaAGCTCTTGCGTCATCGGAGTTTGGAGAGAGGGAGCCTGTTCAGGGCAGGACTCAGCAGGGGCATGTCCCGCAGGAGAGGCACCTCATCCTATCAGGGAAGAGAAGCGCGGCTTAAAAGCGAAGCAAGAAGCGGAGCTCTGCGgggaaggacagagagagaagaggatggAGACGACAATAACAAGGAGGAAGAAAACGAGAAGACAGATAGGAGAGAGAACGGGCTGGGAGGTAAAGAGAACCGGCCACAGAGATACGGAGGAAGGCCGACGGAAGATGAGAACGCTGACGGCCAACAGAACGGAGAGCGGGAaacagagagggaggaggacGGAGAGCAGACTCGCTCAGACTCTTCCGGGGTGCTCAGCGATGAGACCAGAGATCAGAGGTCATGCGTGACCGTGACCTTGCATCCTACACGAGGCAGACGGGATCCCAGCACTATTGTCCCCAAGCTACAAGCGAATGTATCCTCTGTAAGCCACACCCAAAGCAACAGCGACTTTCAAGGCAAGTCTCTGCTCCGCCCCCCACTCCGGGGTGATTCACGCCGTGCGGACAAagctcactctcacacacactcgcatgcAGCCAGGCCGCAACTCCAATCCCCCACCCTTACCAGGAGCACTTCCAAACACGCTCACGTGAGTCAGAGCTTAAGGTGTAGCTCCAAAGAGTCCCATCACAACACGACACGGGAGAGGAACGGGAAAAACGTGCGACCGGAGAGAGGGAAGCCTCCTGCCTCGTCTCCCAGCTCAACGTCCTGCACATCACCTGAGCAGAATGGAGCGAGTGAACCAGGCTGGGGCAGGCTGGTGTGGGTGTCCGTCTTCCGTTACCTGAATCGAACCGAGCTGTGCGTCTGCATGGCTGTGTGTAAGAGCTGGTACAAATG GGGGTGTGATAAGCGCTTGTGGACGCATATCAGTTTGAGCCGCTGCCAGTCCATCAGCCCACAGGCCCTCTCCGGCATCATCAAGCGCCAGCCAGTTACACTGGACCTGTCCTGGGCCAAAATATCCAAGAAACAGCTTACATGGCTCATCAACCGATTACCAG GGCTGAAAGATCTGGTGCTTTCAGGGTGTAACTGGACATCTGTCTCTGCTCTGAGCTCTCCCAGCTGTCCTTTACTGCGCTCGCTAGACCTACGCTGGGCAGACGGCGTCAAAGATGCACAGATCAGAGAGCTGCTCAGCCcaccag GAAGTAATAACCGTTCCCAGCTGAGAAACGTGCAGTGCTTGAGGCTGTGTGGTCTAGAGGTGACGGAGGCCACTCTGAGGCTGATCATCAGGCACATGCCCCAGCTGACGAGGCTGGAGCTCTCACACTGCCCTCTGACTGACAACGCTCTCAACCTCCTCACTGCCGTGGGCTCATCCACAcgcaacacactcacacacctcaaCCTAGCAG gttgcAGTCGTCTGACGGACCACTGTCTGGTGTATCTGCAGCGTTtgtcctgtctctctgtgctTGACCTGCGCAGCTGTAAAGGAATCTCCCGTCTGGCCTGCGAGAAATTCATCTCCGAGCTGTCCGTCAATGCCCTCTACTGCCTATCAGACGATAAACTTATCCAGAGAATATCCTAG
- the kdm2ab gene encoding lysine-specific demethylase 2A isoform X2: MEETRYSKRLRTGTRRRYQDDGISDDEIEGKTTFDLEEKLESSDFNSDLVKIMDGKDFTFEYIQREGLRDPIIFTKADGLGIQMPDPDFSVSDVKLFVGSRRMIDVMDVSTQRGMEMSMSQWRRYYETPASEREKLYNVISLEFSHTKLEHLVKRPASVDLIDWVDNMWPRHLKERQRDSTNVITDMQYPKVQKYCLMSVKGCFTDFHVDFGGTSVWYHILRGRKVFWLIPPTPHNLELYENWVLSGKQGDIFLGDKATACQRIELKQGYTFMIPSGWIHAVYTPEDTLVFGGNFLHSFNIPMQLNIYNIEDRTRVPAKFRYPFYYEMCWYVLERYLYCLTNTSHLTPEFQRHSLGIGLKKDDFTKPNNENTEEKTEVKEEGDEEEEEAPSPPARPGVKVHLTPLELEGLWQLLHKLEALPAHKKCVPAGIRNAPALLGDIRALLEEHANDDPKLSYTGKPIVTWPKRPSWYRPLPPPPSVMYRPRASGSGPTMAPVPRPTKPASSISALRRRRVRCKRCEACRRSECGDCTYCRDMKKFGGPGRLKKSCILRQCLAPALPLTAVCAICKEGSQEDAEGTQTTQTLMECSECGQITHPECIKVPGEGVINKDLPSCWECPKCVQDKNTESSSSNSEEEGKSTVTTSSPSSAPPAKRAYREGIGVGGLRLGRKGQPPPSPLSLPLTRSRRQPPPSQKILLQHQQSRKRAGALERQHRKRIKLERSKLFQSLLRHRSLERGSLFRAGLSRGMSRRRGTSSYQGREARLKSEARSGALRGRTEREEDGDDNNKEEENEKTDRRENGLGGKENRPQRYGGRPTEDENADGQQNGERETEREEDGEQTRSDSSGVLSDETRDQRSCVTVTLHPTRGRRDPSTIVPKLQANVSSVSHTQSNSDFQGKSLLRPPLRGDSRRADKAHSHTHSHAARPQLQSPTLTRSTSKHAHVSQSLRCSSKESHHNTTRERNGKNVRPERGKPPASSPSSTSCTSPEQNGASEPGWGRLVWVSVFRYLNRTELCVCMAVCKSWYKWGCDKRLWTHISLSRCQSISPQALSGIIKRQPVTLDLSWAKISKKQLTWLINRLPGLKDLVLSGCNWTSVSALSSPSCPLLRSLDLRWADGVKDAQIRELLSPPGSNNRSQLRNVQCLRLCGLEVTEATLRLIIRHMPQLTRLELSHCPLTDNALNLLTAVGSSTRNTLTHLNLAGCSRLTDHCLVYLQRLSCLSVLDLRSCKGISRLACEKFISELSVNALYCLSDDKLIQRIS; encoded by the exons ATGGAGGAGACCCGCTACAGCAAGCGCCTG CGAACAGGAACACGCCGGCGCTACCAGGATGATGGCATCTCAGATGATGAGATTGAGGGGAAGACGACTTTTGACCTGGAAGAAAAGCTTGAAAGCAGCGACTTCAATTCAGACTTGGTCAAAATTATGGATGGAAAAG ACTTCACTTTTGAGTACATCCAGCGGGAGGGGCTTCGGGACCCCATCATCTTTACTAAAGCAGACGGTCTTGGCATTCA GATGCCCGATCCAGACTTCAGCGTGAGTGACGTGAAACTGTTTGTAG GCAGTCGAAGGATGATTGACGTGATGGATGTAAGCACTCAAAGGGGCATGGAGATGTCAATGAGCCAGTGGAGGCGGTATTATGAAACTCCAGCCTCAGAAAGGGAAAAGCTATACAACGTCATCAGTCTTGAGTTCAGTCATACTAAACTGGAGCATCTCGTCAAGAGACCTGCCTCC GTTGATCTGATCGACTGGGTGGATAACATGTGGCCACGGCACctgaaggagagacagagagactctACCAACGTCATCACTGACATGCAGTACCCCAAAGTACAGAA GTACTGTCTGATGAGCGTGAAGGGCTGCTTTACAGACTTCCATGTTGACTTTGGTGGCACATCAGTCTGGTATCACATCCTGAGGGGACGCAAG GTGTTCTGGCTGATCCCACCCACGCCACACAACCTGGAACTCTATGAGAACTGGGTGCTGTCGGGAAAACAGGGTGACATCTTCCTCGGGGACAAAGCCACCGCCTGCCAGCGCATTGAGCTAAAACAGGGTTACACCTTTATGATCCCCTcag gttggATCCATGCAGTATACACTCCCGAGGATACGCTGGTGTTTGGAGGGAATTTCCTGCACAGTTTTAACATTCCTATGCAGCTGAACATCTACAACATTGAGGACCGCACACGG gTCCCAGCTAAGTTCCGTTACCCGTTTTATTACGAGATGTGTTGGTATGTGTTGGAGCGTTACCTGTACTGTCTCACCAACACCTCTCATCTAACGCCGGAGTTCCAGAGACACTCACTGGGCATCG GGCTGAAAAAAGATGACTTCACTAAACCAAACAACGAGAATACCGAGGAAAAAACGGAGGTTAAAGAAGAAGGTGacgaggaggaagaagaagctCCCTCTCCTCCTGCCCGTCCTGGGGTGAAGGTCCACCTGACGCCGTTGGAGCTGGAAGGACTCTGGCAGTTGCTGCACAAACTGGAGGCGTTGCCCGCCCACAAGAAGTGTGTACCTGCAGGGATTAGAAACGCTCCAGCACTTCTCGGTGACATCCGT GCCCTGCTAGAAGAGCATGCCAATGATGATCCAAAATTGTCTTACACTGGAAAACCCATTGTCACATGGCCTAAAAGG CCCTCGTGGTACAGGCCTCTCCCTCCTCCCCCATCTGTAATGTACCGGCCACGCGCTTCAGGTTCGGGCCCAACGATGGCCCCGGTGCCACGGCCAACCAAGCCCGCATCTTCTATCTCGGCTCTGAGGCGGCGGCGTGTGCGCTGTAAACGCTGCGAGGCCTGCAGGCGCTCCGAGTGTGGAGACTGCACCTACTGCAGGGACATGAAGAAATTTGGCGGCCCTGGTCGACTCAAGAAGTCCTGCATTCTCAGACAGTGCCTGGCT CCGGCGCTGCCTCTGACTGCTGTCTGTGCCATATGTAAAGAGGGGAGCCAGGAAGACGCTGAAGGGACCCAGACCACCCAAACGCTCATGGAGTGCTCTGAATGTGGTCAGATTACACACCCAGAATGTATAAAG gTCCCAGGGGAGGGTGTGATCAATAAGGATCTTCCCAGTTGCTGGGAGTGTCCCAAATGTGTCCAAGATAAGAACACAGAG TCTTCCAGCAGTAATTCAGAAGAGGAGGGCAAAAGCACTGTTACGACTAGCTCACCATCCTCTGCTCCTCCTGCTAAGCGGGCGTACAGGGAGGGTATTGGGGTGGGGGGTCTGCGTTTGGGGCGCAAGGGTCAGCCTCCCCCGTCGCCCTTGTCCCTGCCTCTGACTCGCTCCCGACGCCAACCTCCACCCTCACAGAAAATCCTGCTGCAGCACCAACAGAGCCGCAAGAGAGCTGGGGCACTGGAGCGACAGCACAGGAAGAGG ATCAAATTAGAGAGGAGCAAACTCTTCCAGTCG CTCTTGCGTCATCGGAGTTTGGAGAGAGGGAGCCTGTTCAGGGCAGGACTCAGCAGGGGCATGTCCCGCAGGAGAGGCACCTCATCCTATCAGGGAAGAGAAGCGCGGCTTAAAAGCGAAGCAAGAAGCGGAGCTCTGCGgggaaggacagagagagaagaggatggAGACGACAATAACAAGGAGGAAGAAAACGAGAAGACAGATAGGAGAGAGAACGGGCTGGGAGGTAAAGAGAACCGGCCACAGAGATACGGAGGAAGGCCGACGGAAGATGAGAACGCTGACGGCCAACAGAACGGAGAGCGGGAaacagagagggaggaggacGGAGAGCAGACTCGCTCAGACTCTTCCGGGGTGCTCAGCGATGAGACCAGAGATCAGAGGTCATGCGTGACCGTGACCTTGCATCCTACACGAGGCAGACGGGATCCCAGCACTATTGTCCCCAAGCTACAAGCGAATGTATCCTCTGTAAGCCACACCCAAAGCAACAGCGACTTTCAAGGCAAGTCTCTGCTCCGCCCCCCACTCCGGGGTGATTCACGCCGTGCGGACAAagctcactctcacacacactcgcatgcAGCCAGGCCGCAACTCCAATCCCCCACCCTTACCAGGAGCACTTCCAAACACGCTCACGTGAGTCAGAGCTTAAGGTGTAGCTCCAAAGAGTCCCATCACAACACGACACGGGAGAGGAACGGGAAAAACGTGCGACCGGAGAGAGGGAAGCCTCCTGCCTCGTCTCCCAGCTCAACGTCCTGCACATCACCTGAGCAGAATGGAGCGAGTGAACCAGGCTGGGGCAGGCTGGTGTGGGTGTCCGTCTTCCGTTACCTGAATCGAACCGAGCTGTGCGTCTGCATGGCTGTGTGTAAGAGCTGGTACAAATG GGGGTGTGATAAGCGCTTGTGGACGCATATCAGTTTGAGCCGCTGCCAGTCCATCAGCCCACAGGCCCTCTCCGGCATCATCAAGCGCCAGCCAGTTACACTGGACCTGTCCTGGGCCAAAATATCCAAGAAACAGCTTACATGGCTCATCAACCGATTACCAG GGCTGAAAGATCTGGTGCTTTCAGGGTGTAACTGGACATCTGTCTCTGCTCTGAGCTCTCCCAGCTGTCCTTTACTGCGCTCGCTAGACCTACGCTGGGCAGACGGCGTCAAAGATGCACAGATCAGAGAGCTGCTCAGCCcaccag GAAGTAATAACCGTTCCCAGCTGAGAAACGTGCAGTGCTTGAGGCTGTGTGGTCTAGAGGTGACGGAGGCCACTCTGAGGCTGATCATCAGGCACATGCCCCAGCTGACGAGGCTGGAGCTCTCACACTGCCCTCTGACTGACAACGCTCTCAACCTCCTCACTGCCGTGGGCTCATCCACAcgcaacacactcacacacctcaaCCTAGCAG gttgcAGTCGTCTGACGGACCACTGTCTGGTGTATCTGCAGCGTTtgtcctgtctctctgtgctTGACCTGCGCAGCTGTAAAGGAATCTCCCGTCTGGCCTGCGAGAAATTCATCTCCGAGCTGTCCGTCAATGCCCTCTACTGCCTATCAGACGATAAACTTATCCAGAGAATATCCTAG